The following are encoded in a window of Bos indicus isolate NIAB-ARS_2022 breed Sahiwal x Tharparkar chromosome 21, NIAB-ARS_B.indTharparkar_mat_pri_1.0, whole genome shotgun sequence genomic DNA:
- the STARD5 gene encoding stAR-related lipid transfer protein 5 isoform X1, translating to MDLATAAQVSEAVAEKMLQYRRDKSGWKICREGNGVSVSWRPSVEFPGNLYKGEGIVNGTPEQVWDCVKPLAGTLRAQWDENVNSFEIIESLTDTLLFSRTTTPSAVMKLISPRDFVDLILVRTYEDGTISSNAANVEHPSCPPNPAYVRGFNHPCGCFCEPLPGEPNKTSLVTFFQTDLSGYLPQSVVDSFFPRSMAGFYANLEKAVKKFFG from the exons ATGGACCTGGCGACGGCCGCGCAGGTGAGCGAGGCGGTGGCGGAGAAGATGCTCCAGTACCGGCGAGACAAGTCAGGCTGGAAGATTTGCCGGGAAGGC AACGGAGTTTCAGTTTCCTGGAGGCCATCTGTGGAGTTTCCAGGGAACCT GTACAAAGGAGAAGGCATTGTGAATGGGACACCAGAGCAGGTGTGGGACTGCGTGAAGCCACTTGCTGGGACTTTACGAGCTCAGTGGGATGAGAATGTGAACAGTTTTGAAATTATTGAAAGCCTCACTGAT ACCCTGCTCTTCAGCAGAACCACTACCCCCTCGGCCGTCATGAAGCTTATTTCCCCCAGAGACTTTGTGGACCTGATACTGGTCAGGACGTACGAGGACGGCACCATCAGTTCCAATG CTGCCAATGTGGAGCATCCATCTTGTCCCCCAAATCCAGCTTACGTGAGAGGATTTAACCATCCCTGTGGTTGTTTCTGTGAACCTCTGCCAGG GGAGCCAAACAAAACCAGCTTGGTCACGTTCTTCCAGACTGACCTCAGTGGTTACCTCCCACAGAGCGTCGTGGACTCCTTCTTCCCCCGCAGCATGGCTGGGTTCTACGCCAACCTTGAGAAAGCAGTGAAGAAATTCTTTGGTTGA
- the STARD5 gene encoding stAR-related lipid transfer protein 5 isoform X2 yields MDLATAAQNGVSVSWRPSVEFPGNLYKGEGIVNGTPEQVWDCVKPLAGTLRAQWDENVNSFEIIESLTDTLLFSRTTTPSAVMKLISPRDFVDLILVRTYEDGTISSNAANVEHPSCPPNPAYVRGFNHPCGCFCEPLPGEPNKTSLVTFFQTDLSGYLPQSVVDSFFPRSMAGFYANLEKAVKKFFG; encoded by the exons ATGGACCTGGCGACGGCCGCGCAG AACGGAGTTTCAGTTTCCTGGAGGCCATCTGTGGAGTTTCCAGGGAACCT GTACAAAGGAGAAGGCATTGTGAATGGGACACCAGAGCAGGTGTGGGACTGCGTGAAGCCACTTGCTGGGACTTTACGAGCTCAGTGGGATGAGAATGTGAACAGTTTTGAAATTATTGAAAGCCTCACTGAT ACCCTGCTCTTCAGCAGAACCACTACCCCCTCGGCCGTCATGAAGCTTATTTCCCCCAGAGACTTTGTGGACCTGATACTGGTCAGGACGTACGAGGACGGCACCATCAGTTCCAATG CTGCCAATGTGGAGCATCCATCTTGTCCCCCAAATCCAGCTTACGTGAGAGGATTTAACCATCCCTGTGGTTGTTTCTGTGAACCTCTGCCAGG GGAGCCAAACAAAACCAGCTTGGTCACGTTCTTCCAGACTGACCTCAGTGGTTACCTCCCACAGAGCGTCGTGGACTCCTTCTTCCCCCGCAGCATGGCTGGGTTCTACGCCAACCTTGAGAAAGCAGTGAAGAAATTCTTTGGTTGA